The DNA segment TCCCAGAATCGATTGAGCATGCGGTTGACCGTCTCACGCGTCGTGCCGATCATGTTGGCCATCTCTTGGTTGGTGAGGCGCAGAGTGAGGCGGATGCCCCCCTCCGCTTTCTCGCCGAAGTTCTTTTCGAGATTGAGGAGCAGCGATGCGAGCCGCGTGCGTATGTCTTGATACGCAGCCGCTTGGATGGCTTGATTCGTGGCCCGCAAACGCGATGACAACGCGAGCACCAGGCTCAAACTCATATGCGGGCTCTTGACGAGCAAGTCGAGGAATTCTTTGCGCGCGAGGATCGCGACTTCCACGTCGCGCAAGGCTTTGATCGTGGCGGATCGCGGCGATGCGTCGAGCACCCCCATCTCGCCGAAGAAATCTCCGTCTTTGAGGATGGAGAGGATTGTCTCTTTGCCGTCGTTGCTGACGCGCGTGACGGCGACGTTGCCTGCGATGACGATGAAGAGCGCGTCGCCCGGATCTCCTTCGTACACGAGCACTGCGTGCTTGGTATAGCGGCGGGTCTGCGCGAGGCTGGCGACGGCGACGAGGTCGGCATCGCTGAACTCGGCGAACAGCGGCACCTTTCTCAACAGTGCGGCGTCTACGTGTCGTTCCGGGATATGCTGCACGATGATCCGTCCTTGGCCATCTGGCGCGATAATGACAAATGCGGCGCAAGCGCCGAACGCCTGCTCACATACACGTTATATCGGCAACATGACCGCGCTTGTAAAGACCCGATTTGGAGCTTACGTCATGTCCCGAAAGGGAGCCGGGAGAGCCCGGGCACCCAAACAAGCGCGTTTGGCATGTAGAGCGCGGCGAGCGCCCCTAGGACGAGAAAGGGTCCGAACGGCACCGCATCGCGGCGGCCTCGGCTCCCTGCGGCGAGCACGGGCAGCATGAGCAGGCTTCCAAAGACGAATGAAAACGCGGCAGCGGCGATGGTGAGATGCAATCCCAGAAACAGCCCGATCACGAGCGCCAGCTTCGCATCCCCGAGGCCCATACCGGCCCCTCGCGTGGCGAGATACAGCAGCCCGAAGATCGCGCCGCCCGCCAGCGCACCGAGTAGCGCATCCACGATCCGTCCGGCGACGATGGCTTCGACCAGTCCGATGAGCGCCGCCGGCGCGATGACGACATCGAGGATAAGCAAGTGGTCCAAGTCGATGAACACCACCGCCACCAGCGTGGCGGCGAGAAGTGCGACGCCGAGCGCGTCGATCGTCAAGCCGTAGACCACAACAGTAAGGGCGAAAAGAGCCGCGGTCATCGCTTCGACAAGTGGGTAACGCAACGAGATGAGGGTCTTGCAGTGACGGCATTTGCCGCCCTGGATCAGCCACGAGACCAGCGGAAAGTTTTCGAATGCGGAAAGAGGATGCGAGCACGTCGGGCAGTGCGACGCTGGAAACGCGATCGACTCGCCCCGCGGCACGCGGTAGATGACGACGTTGAGGAACGACCCGACGATGAGTCCGAACAGAGCTGCCGCGATGACGACGAATGCTGGCATCATGTAATGCGGACGGCTAATTGCCGATCAGGCCGGAGTTCTGGCTGAAGATCACGCTCGTGCATGTGCTTTGCCCGCAAGTGGTTCCACCAGCCTGACGGAGATTTCCCATTGTGCTCTTGTCGTGGCCGCCTGTGTCGGAGATCTGATACGATCCGTATGCCGGGCTAGCGGCGTTATTGATCGCATATAACGATCCGTTGACCGGATCCTTGGGCTGCTGCACCAGATAGCTGGACGGAAGCGTGAGCGGATACTGGCCCGCGTTGTCGACCGCGTACTCTTCCATGGCGGTGGCGATGCCCTTTTCGTTGTCCTCGCAAGCCGAAGCCTGCGATTCGGCGCGTGCGTGAGCGAAGTTAGGGATGAGGATGGCGGCGAGAATCGCAATGATCGCGATGACGATCATCAATTCGATAAGGGTGAATCCGCGCGCTCTGGCTTTCATGTCCGTCCGTTCTCCATCGCTTTAGGTCTACGTTCATAATGCCCATCTGAGCCCGTCTACAGCACCCGGATTCGTAAGTACGACTGATATCACACATAAGAGACGAACCTACGGGAGTCCGATCAGCCCGGCGTTTTGGTTGAAATAGACTTTCGTGCACGTGGCCTGGCCGCAGCTTGTCCCACCGGTCTGATACAGATTGCCCATCGTGGTCATGTCGTGACCGCCGGTGTCTGAGATCTGGTAGGAGCCGGCTGCCGGAACCGAGATCGAGATGGAGTATGCCGAATTATTGACCGGATCTTTTGGAGCGGAGACGAGATACATCGCCGGCAGAGTTATGGTGTATACGCCATGGTTGTCCACTGCGTACTCCTCCATGGCGGTCGCGATCTGCTTTTCATTGCCTTCGCACGCCGCTGTTTGTGCTTCCGCGCGCGCGTGGATGAAGTTCGGGATGAGAATAGCCGCCAGAATGGCGATGATCGCGATGACGATCATCAATTCGATGAGGGTGAAGCCTCTGGTTGACTTGCTCACGTTTGATCCTCAATTTCCGGGCCGGCGTGCCGGCCAAGAATAGGGTCGCTCAAAGAAACAGACGGGTCGACATTCAGCCGGCCCGTCTGTCGCATGTACTTGTGTTCGGTCTAGTTGCCTTGCAAACCCGAGTTTTGGTTGTAGAGGACTGACGAGCACAGTGTCTGGCCGCAGGTCGCGCCGGCCTTGTTCAGGTTGCCCATCGTAGTCTTGTCATGTCCACCGGTGTCTTGGATCTGATACGATCCAGCGGCGACGATCGACGTCGAGATGACGTAGTTGACGTTGTTGACGGGGTCTTTCGGCGTGACGGCAAGGTATAGCGCCGGCAGCGTCGTGGTGTAGAGGCCTTGGTTGTCTACTGCATACTCTTCCATGGCGGTTGCGATCTGCTTCTCATTGCCTTCGCACGCGGCTGTTTGTGATTCCGCACGAGCATGGATGAAGTTCGGGATGAGGATGGCCGCCAGAATCGCGATGATCGCGATGACGATCATCAGCTCGATCAGCGTGAATCCCTTTTGTAATCTCTTCACTTTGGGGTAGTCCTTTCGGTTATTTGGAAAACACTTGATGGCTGCTTAGTCGCCTTCCTGGGCGAAGCATCCGACATTTACTTTATCGGCGAGGAGCTATGCGGCCTGAAGTCTGGCAGACCGCGCGCTGCCGTTCATGGCAACTCTTGTCACTAGTATTAATACCCTTGCCGTTGGGGACCTAGACCCGTTTCGGAGTGACCTTTCGCACACCCGGACCGGTACGA comes from the Candidatus Eremiobacteraceae bacterium genome and includes:
- a CDS encoding Crp/Fnr family transcriptional regulator, whose product is MQHIPERHVDAALLRKVPLFAEFSDADLVAVASLAQTRRYTKHAVLVYEGDPGDALFIVIAGNVAVTRVSNDGKETILSILKDGDFFGEMGVLDASPRSATIKALRDVEVAILARKEFLDLLVKSPHMSLSLVLALSSRLRATNQAIQAAAYQDIRTRLASLLLNLEKNFGEKAEGGIRLTLRLTNQEMANMIGTTRETVNRMLNRFWDEKMIDMRTANIVINDHDRLQAILG
- a CDS encoding prepilin peptidase produces the protein MMPAFVVIAAALFGLIVGSFLNVVIYRVPRGESIAFPASHCPTCSHPLSAFENFPLVSWLIQGGKCRHCKTLISLRYPLVEAMTAALFALTVVVYGLTIDALGVALLAATLVAVVFIDLDHLLILDVVIAPAALIGLVEAIVAGRIVDALLGALAGGAIFGLLYLATRGAGMGLGDAKLALVIGLFLGLHLTIAAAAFSFVFGSLLMLPVLAAGSRGRRDAVPFGPFLVLGALAALYMPNALVWVPGLSRLPFGT
- a CDS encoding type II secretion system protein, with amino-acid sequence MKARARGFTLIELMIVIAIIAILAAILIPNFAHARAESQASACEDNEKGIATAMEEYAVDNAGQYPLTLPSSYLVQQPKDPVNGSLYAINNAASPAYGSYQISDTGGHDKSTMGNLRQAGGTTCGQSTCTSVIFSQNSGLIGN
- a CDS encoding type II secretion system protein, which translates into the protein MSKSTRGFTLIELMIVIAIIAILAAILIPNFIHARAEAQTAACEGNEKQIATAMEEYAVDNHGVYTITLPAMYLVSAPKDPVNNSAYSISISVPAAGSYQISDTGGHDMTTMGNLYQTGGTSCGQATCTKVYFNQNAGLIGLP
- a CDS encoding prepilin-type N-terminal cleavage/methylation domain-containing protein encodes the protein MKRLQKGFTLIELMIVIAIIAILAAILIPNFIHARAESQTAACEGNEKQIATAMEEYAVDNQGLYTTTLPALYLAVTPKDPVNNVNYVISTSIVAAGSYQIQDTGGHDKTTMGNLNKAGATCGQTLCSSVLYNQNSGLQGN